The Deinococcota bacterium genome includes a window with the following:
- a CDS encoding ParA family protein → MPTLGVINQKGGVGKTTTAINLAASLAAHRRVLLIDLDPQANASSGLGIVKPDKTIYDVLSGTVPARQAVRDTPEPGLKILPASADLAGAALELDASEDNMRLLARALTGVRPNFDFIILDAPPTIGALTLNALAAADFLIIPLQTEYYALEGVAGMMETVERARSSLNPQLQILGILLTMFDGRTKLSQEVEENVRKHFERLTFETVIPRNVKLAEAPSYSLPIHHYAPASQGAAAYRRLAEEVLQRVY, encoded by the coding sequence ATGCCCACCCTTGGCGTGATCAACCAAAAAGGTGGGGTAGGGAAGACCACGACGGCGATCAACCTGGCCGCCTCGCTGGCCGCGCACCGGCGCGTCCTGCTCATCGACCTGGATCCCCAGGCCAATGCCTCGAGCGGGTTGGGCATCGTAAAGCCGGACAAGACCATCTACGATGTGCTGTCGGGCACGGTGCCGGCGCGTCAGGCCGTGCGCGACACCCCGGAACCGGGGTTGAAGATCCTGCCGGCTTCGGCTGACTTAGCTGGCGCCGCGCTCGAGCTCGATGCCAGCGAGGACAACATGCGTCTGCTCGCTAGAGCCCTCACCGGCGTCAGGCCGAACTTCGACTTCATCATCCTCGACGCTCCGCCCACCATCGGCGCGCTCACCTTGAACGCGCTGGCCGCCGCCGACTTTCTGATCATCCCGCTGCAGACGGAGTACTACGCGCTCGAGGGCGTCGCCGGCATGATGGAGACGGTCGAGCGGGCGCGTAGCTCGCTCAACCCGCAGTTGCAGATCCTGGGCATCCTCCTCACCATGTTCGACGGTCGCACCAAGCTGTCGCAGGAGGTCGAGGAGAATGTCCGCAAGCACTTTGAAAGGCTCACCTTTGAGACCGTGATCCCTCGCAACGTCAAGCTCGCCGAGGCACCCTCCTACAGCCTGCCCATCCACCACTATGCGCCGGCCTCTCAGGGTGCCGCCGCCTATCGACGCCTAGCCGAGGAGGTGCTGCAGCGTGTCTACTAA